TGGCCGGCCGACCGTAGGACGACGGGCGAGCGTCAGCCTCGGGGCGGCGCGCCGTAGATCCGCTCCACGGGCAGGCGCAGCACCAGCCGCCGCTCGGCGACCATGGCTTCGCGGTATTCGTCCCAGTCCGGGTGTTCGCCGCGCAGCGACCGGTAGACCGCCACCAACTCCTCGACGGTCTCGTCGCCGGGCTCGCTGGCCGGGGCGGTCAGCTCGGCGTGCCCCTCGACCACCGCGTACGCCCAGCCGTCCTCGCTGCCGACGTGGAAGCTGGCCCGCGGGTCCCGGCGGAGATTGGCGGTCTTGGCGCGGCCGTCGGTGACCGAGACCCGGATCAGCCCCGCCTCCCGGTCGAACGAATAGACCACTGTGGACAACTGTGGCCGCCCGTCCCGCTTGAGCGTCGCCAGCACGCCCATCGAGCGGCCGGCGATCAGGTCGGTCAACGCCTGCTGGGTGCGGTCGTCCGGCACGGCTTCCTCCAGGTGGCACGGTCAGCTTCGTCCATCCAAGCACGACCGGCTGCCCGTCGCGCCCGATGGCCGACCGGCGACATCCCCTGAAACGAGCCGAGGCCCCCGCCGGTTGCCGGCGGGGGCCTCGGGTGACGGCGACGGTCAGCGAAGCTCGGCGGCGACCAGCTCGGCGATCTGCACCGCGTTGAGCGCGGCGCCCTTGCGCAGGTTGTCGTTGGAGCAGAACAGGGCCAGCCCGTACTCGACGGTCTCGTCCGCGCGGATCCGCCCCACGTAGCTCGGGTCCTGCCCGGCCGCCTGCAACGGCGTCGGGACGTCGGTCAGCGCCACCCCCGGCGCGTCGGCGAGCAGTTCGTGGGCACGCTGCGGGGTGAGCGGCCGGGCGAACCGGGCGTTGATCTGGAGCGAGTGGCCGGTGAACACCGGCACCCGGACGCAGGTGCCGGAGACCTTCAGGTCGGGAATCTCCAGGATCTTGCGGCTCTCGTTGCGCAGCTTCTGCTCCTCGTCGGTCTCGAACGAGCCGTCGTCGACGATCGAGCCGGCCAGCGGGAGCACGTTGAAGGCGATCGGCTCGGCGAACGAGCGCGGCGCGGGAAACTCCACGGCCGACCCGTCGAAGGCGAGCGCGGCGGCGTGCTCGGCGACCTTGCGGACCTGCTCGTCCAGCTCGGCGACGCCGGCCAGCCCGGCGCCGGAGACCGCCTGGTACGTCGAGACGACCAGGCCGACCAGGCCGGCCTCGGCGTGCAGCGGACGCAGCACCGGCATCGCGGCCATCGTGGTGCAGTTGGGGTTGGCGATGATGCCCTTGGGGCGCTCGGTGACGGCGTGCGGGTTGACCTCGGCGACCACCAGCGGCACCAGCGGGTCCATCCGGAACGCCGAGGAGTTGTCGATCACCACGGCACCGGCCTCGGCGACTCTGGGGGCCAATTCCCGGGCCGTCCCCTTACCGGCCGAGAAGAGCACGATGTCCAGACCGGCGTAGTCCGCGGTCGCGGCGTCCTCGACGGTCACCTCGCCGTCGCGCCAGGGCAGCGTCCGCCCGGCGGACCGCGCCGAGGCGAACAACCGCACCTGCTCCGCCGGGAACTCCCGTTCCGCCAGCACCTGCCGCATCACGCCACCGACCTGGCCGGTGGCCCCCACAATGCCGATCCTCATGCCCGCGAGGCTACCCAGCCCGCCCCCACAACCGGGAGCCCTTTCCCACCCCCCGGGTCCCGCATCACACTGCAACCCCAACCCGACCCCCGGACCCCCGGCCCTCCCGGCCCCGGCCCGCTCCCGTGATCATGGGGTTGGCGGGGTGTTCGGTGATCGAACTCCCCGTCAACCCCATGATCACCGCGGAATCAGGGGTGGGTGATCAGTTCGCC
The nucleotide sequence above comes from Micromonospora sp. NBC_00389. Encoded proteins:
- a CDS encoding aspartate-semialdehyde dehydrogenase; the protein is MRIGIVGATGQVGGVMRQVLAEREFPAEQVRLFASARSAGRTLPWRDGEVTVEDAATADYAGLDIVLFSAGKGTARELAPRVAEAGAVVIDNSSAFRMDPLVPLVVAEVNPHAVTERPKGIIANPNCTTMAAMPVLRPLHAEAGLVGLVVSTYQAVSGAGLAGVAELDEQVRKVAEHAAALAFDGSAVEFPAPRSFAEPIAFNVLPLAGSIVDDGSFETDEEQKLRNESRKILEIPDLKVSGTCVRVPVFTGHSLQINARFARPLTPQRAHELLADAPGVALTDVPTPLQAAGQDPSYVGRIRADETVEYGLALFCSNDNLRKGAALNAVQIAELVAAELR
- a CDS encoding PPOX class F420-dependent oxidoreductase; translation: MPDDRTQQALTDLIAGRSMGVLATLKRDGRPQLSTVVYSFDREAGLIRVSVTDGRAKTANLRRDPRASFHVGSEDGWAYAVVEGHAELTAPASEPGDETVEELVAVYRSLRGEHPDWDEYREAMVAERRLVLRLPVERIYGAPPRG